In Mycobacterium stomatepiae, the following are encoded in one genomic region:
- the nei2 gene encoding endonuclease VIII Nei2 — protein MPEGDTVWHTAAILREQLAGQTLTRCDIRVPQFATVDLTGSVVDEVLSRGKHLFIRVGRASIHSHLKMDGSWRVGSLKDRRPVRVAHQVRIILEANDIRAVGIDLGVLEVLDRDHDGEAVAHLGPDLLGPDWDPQVAAANLVAQPGRPIAEALLDQRVMAGVGNVYCNELCFVSGHLPTAPVSAIADPRRLVSRARDMLWANRFRWNRCTTGDTRAGRQLWVYGRAGQSCRRCGTRIGVDDTAARVAYWCPSCQR, from the coding sequence ATGCCCGAGGGTGACACCGTCTGGCACACCGCGGCCATCCTGCGCGAGCAGCTGGCCGGGCAGACGCTGACGCGCTGCGATATCCGGGTGCCGCAATTCGCCACCGTCGACCTGACCGGCAGCGTGGTGGACGAAGTGCTCAGCCGCGGCAAGCACCTGTTCATCCGGGTGGGACGGGCCAGCATTCACTCGCACCTGAAAATGGACGGCAGCTGGCGGGTCGGCTCCCTCAAAGATAGACGCCCGGTCCGGGTAGCTCATCAGGTTCGTATCATATTGGAGGCCAACGATATTCGCGCCGTCGGTATCGACCTGGGGGTGCTCGAAGTCCTCGACCGCGACCACGACGGCGAAGCCGTTGCGCATTTGGGACCCGATCTGCTGGGCCCGGACTGGGATCCGCAGGTCGCCGCCGCGAACCTGGTCGCACAGCCGGGCCGGCCGATTGCCGAGGCGTTGCTCGATCAACGGGTGATGGCCGGGGTGGGCAACGTCTACTGCAACGAGCTGTGTTTCGTCAGCGGACACCTGCCCACCGCGCCGGTCAGCGCGATCGCCGACCCGCGCCGTTTGGTCTCGCGGGCTCGGGACATGCTGTGGGCCAACCGCTTCCGCTGGAACCGCTGCACCACCGGTGATACCCGAGCGGGCCGGCAGCTGTGGGTCTACGGCCGTGCCGGGCAGAGTTGCCGCCGCTGCGGCACGCGCATCGGCGTCGACGACACCGCCGCGCGAGTGGCCTACTGGTGCCCGTCCTGTCAGCGCTGA
- a CDS encoding extracellular catalytic domain type 1 short-chain-length polyhydroxyalkanoate depolymerase, with amino-acid sequence MPYRRWISPALLAACLVGCGVQHVSAATPRDLSGTFRSGGLDRTYLMHVPPGDPVGLVLSLHGGGGTGKGQRGLTEFDAVADANNLLVVYPDGYDKSWADGRGASPADRRHVDDVGFLVGLADKLRNDYNIAPGHVFVTGMSNGGFMSNRLACDRADVFSAIAPVSGTLGVGVACNPSQPVSVWAAHGTTDPMVHFNGGDVRGRGGLSHSISAKSMVDKWRSADGCQGDPVVEVLPNVGDGTVVRRFDSTACAAATEVVFYQIDNGGHTWPGGRQYLPKAVIGPTTRALDGSESIAQFFLAHARD; translated from the coding sequence ATGCCGTACCGACGATGGATATCGCCAGCGCTGCTGGCCGCCTGTCTCGTCGGCTGCGGTGTGCAACATGTATCGGCGGCCACGCCGCGCGATCTGTCCGGGACGTTTCGCTCCGGCGGCCTGGACCGCACCTACCTCATGCATGTGCCGCCGGGTGATCCCGTCGGTCTGGTGCTCAGCCTGCATGGAGGCGGTGGCACCGGAAAGGGGCAGCGGGGTCTGACCGAGTTCGATGCGGTCGCCGACGCCAACAACCTGCTGGTGGTTTACCCCGACGGTTACGACAAGAGCTGGGCCGACGGACGGGGCGCGTCGCCCGCCGACCGCCGTCACGTCGACGACGTGGGCTTCCTGGTCGGGCTGGCCGACAAGCTGCGCAACGACTACAACATCGCCCCCGGGCACGTCTTCGTCACCGGAATGTCCAACGGCGGTTTCATGTCCAACAGGCTGGCTTGCGATCGTGCTGATGTTTTTTCGGCGATCGCGCCGGTATCGGGCACGCTGGGCGTGGGGGTGGCCTGCAATCCGTCGCAACCGGTGTCGGTGTGGGCGGCGCATGGGACCACCGATCCTATGGTGCATTTCAACGGCGGCGATGTCCGTGGTCGCGGCGGGTTGAGCCACTCCATCTCCGCCAAAAGCATGGTCGACAAGTGGCGTTCGGCCGACGGTTGCCAGGGTGACCCGGTGGTCGAGGTGCTGCCCAACGTCGGCGATGGCACCGTCGTGCGCCGCTTCGATTCGACGGCGTGTGCCGCGGCGACCGAGGTGGTGTTCTATCAAATCGACAACGGCGGGCACACCTGGCCGGGCGGTAGGCAGTATCTGCCCAAGGCGGTCATCGGCCCGACCACCCGCGCGCTGGACGGATCGGAATCGATCGCGCAGTTCTTCCTGGCGCACGCGCGCGACTAG
- a CDS encoding DUF732 domain-containing protein codes for MKIAKPGTRQMPSGTRLVVAMAVSLGVLGAGLAPAAHADANDDKFIQLLISDGITHESVPAAIGAARKVCEYLAQGMTPNEVVIDVMNSSSLPDYDAGYFVGAAIRAYCPQYKPAPEPPAPPPPTAS; via the coding sequence GTGAAAATTGCCAAACCCGGCACCCGTCAAATGCCGTCGGGCACCCGACTTGTGGTCGCGATGGCCGTGTCGCTTGGCGTGCTCGGCGCAGGCCTCGCCCCTGCCGCCCACGCCGACGCGAATGACGACAAGTTCATTCAACTTCTGATTTCCGACGGCATCACCCACGAGTCCGTCCCCGCTGCCATCGGGGCAGCTCGGAAGGTCTGCGAGTACCTCGCCCAGGGAATGACGCCCAACGAAGTCGTCATCGACGTGATGAACAGCAGCAGCCTGCCCGACTATGACGCCGGCTACTTCGTCGGCGCGGCCATACGCGCCTACTGCCCGCAGTACAAGCCGGCGCCGGAGCCGCCTGCTCCTCCACCGCCGACCGCGTCCTAA
- the phoU gene encoding phosphate signaling complex protein PhoU gives MRTAYHQQLADLTMQLGEMCGLAGMAMKRATAALLEADQVAAEQVIRDQDRIVALRARVEKEAFGLPVLQQPVASELRAVFSSIQIIADVERMGALAVHAAKIASRNYPKQVLPAEVREYFAAMAKVAIALGDSAKSALLSRDPGRAAVLHDQDDTMDDLYRGLFGVLIDREWKHSVPVGVETVLLGRFYERFADHAVEIGRRIIFISSGALPAEDEISTY, from the coding sequence ATGCGCACCGCCTATCACCAGCAGTTAGCCGATCTGACCATGCAGCTGGGTGAAATGTGTGGCCTGGCCGGCATGGCGATGAAACGCGCGACCGCCGCGCTTCTCGAGGCGGACCAGGTCGCCGCCGAGCAGGTGATCCGCGACCAGGACCGAATCGTGGCATTGCGCGCTCGGGTCGAAAAGGAGGCGTTCGGGCTGCCTGTGTTGCAGCAGCCGGTGGCCAGCGAATTGCGGGCGGTCTTCAGTTCGATACAGATCATCGCCGATGTCGAACGAATGGGCGCACTGGCAGTCCACGCCGCCAAGATCGCCTCGCGCAACTACCCGAAGCAGGTGTTGCCGGCGGAAGTCCGCGAGTACTTTGCGGCCATGGCCAAGGTGGCGATTGCGTTGGGCGACAGCGCAAAATCCGCATTGTTGTCGCGCGATCCGGGGCGAGCCGCGGTTCTGCACGACCAAGACGACACCATGGACGACCTGTATCGTGGCTTGTTCGGTGTGCTGATCGATCGAGAATGGAAGCACAGTGTTCCCGTCGGTGTCGAAACCGTGTTGCTGGGTCGCTTTTACGAGCGCTTTGCCGACCACGCCGTCGAGATAGGTCGGCGCATCATCTTCATAAGCAGCGGTGCGCTTCCGGCTGAGGATGAGATATCCACCTACTGA
- a CDS encoding cation-translocating P-type ATPase — protein sequence MTLTAGVVVAGTAVHTALSSGDVAVRMGKSLADAGPDVSSLVRATVGVAIEALGGPSSRRNSSNGPRHWIEVRGLGGEHRAAIAIDVVAAVRATPGVRTAFLNRHLARLVVTLDTEADEVPTTADLCRIVADAERIDRTRGAAEHPDSLPGDDALLMARMVAVTAATVGLGLSVTGSLLRLPRLPDVVAVPPTMADHVPRLRRELEQRLGPEGTDVLFGLVNAATAALTLSPTAAAAEAATNALLAVEAWTCRLSWSRLEPALGAQPALDEEGLIPRSSPSPSDGRAERYANRIGLGGVGAGAVVGALSGNLDTAGAAALASVPKPLRTVREAFGCAMSNGLNIHHDGLVLHPRALRTLDRVDAIMVDPRALYTDELMVSRILGVHNSVRAHAWEAVRTALDSDGLQPGWHQLADIPGAGDIGQALISPVRDPFAAAVLTEARRSQPRICSLDDDGLRSLAKGFDQLYPADGSIDLAMAAAVAQLKAEGHTVTLLTTSQMRAAHRSDITIGVLRDRHAPPWDADVFVSDLTGAWRVLHALPAARAATDGAVRLSASASSIGALMLIPGVPGRSSVSVNLGMAASLWSGYRAAVKVLHDPLPEPETGREWHAIPVAEVQRLLPRPADQRRTKASNARRQPPPVRALHEAAATTLGILRDFAGEMRGDLSDPITPLLATGALASALLGSPLDAVLVGSVLLANAALSAEQQLYAERTLDRLLAVQDPPARRRLGPLDRQRSENVATRRLRLGDIIEVHADEVVPADARLLDASNVEVDESTLTGESLPVTKQTEPTPGAPLAERTCMLYAGTTVVAGTAVAVVTAVSSRSEMRRALAMAPRKLQEVGLQHQLRRITGRALPFSLASGGVVGLVSVLRGTALRDAASSAVNLVVAAIPEGLPLVATLAQLSAARRLTEQSVLVRNPNSIEALARLDVVCFDKTGTLSENRLRVKSVRPATGYRPAQELDAAVSTSYARHTHRVDHATDDAINQAADDPGLRCDPSPPPPRPARDAFLPFQSSGRPFAAALVGTRLTIKGSPEALTSALRSDPATGPLARYVDEMTADGLRVLAVAERQLTPHQAAAAMVDPEYLADMCKSGLTPVGLLGLADTPRPMARALLQGLSERDIGVRLITGERAAAVTSHLVFARMTPEHKIDVIQTLEREGLVTAMVGDGVNDAAAIRAASVGIGVAARGSDAARSAADVVLLDGRIEALLNALDEGQQLWRRVHSAVSMLLGGNLGEACFATITAILTGRSVLNARQMLLVNMLTDALPAAALAVSTQTGAVDADRDEAAMWRAIGIRGASTTLGATLGWTVASVTGTPRRAATVGLVALVSAQLAQTLVDSHAPLVVLTSVGSFCVLVGVVSTPGLSQVFGCTTIDPLDWGLGLFSATVASASPGLLRRASEIFGENSSVDPVRHG from the coding sequence ATGACGCTGACCGCAGGAGTTGTCGTCGCGGGCACCGCCGTGCACACCGCCCTGTCCAGTGGCGATGTCGCGGTCAGGATGGGCAAGTCGTTAGCCGATGCGGGACCGGACGTTTCGTCGCTGGTACGTGCGACCGTGGGCGTGGCGATCGAGGCGCTCGGCGGGCCGTCGTCCCGGCGTAACAGCAGCAACGGGCCGCGACACTGGATCGAGGTGCGGGGCCTCGGCGGGGAACATCGCGCTGCGATCGCCATCGACGTAGTGGCCGCCGTCCGTGCGACACCGGGTGTGCGCACGGCGTTTCTGAACCGGCATCTCGCGCGGCTCGTGGTCACCCTGGACACCGAAGCCGACGAGGTGCCGACGACAGCCGACCTGTGCCGGATTGTCGCCGATGCCGAACGGATTGACCGAACCCGCGGTGCGGCCGAGCACCCGGACAGCCTGCCGGGTGACGACGCGCTGCTGATGGCGCGGATGGTGGCGGTCACGGCCGCCACTGTGGGCCTTGGCCTTTCGGTCACCGGCAGCCTGCTTCGGCTGCCCAGACTGCCGGACGTGGTGGCCGTGCCGCCGACGATGGCCGACCATGTGCCGCGACTGCGCCGCGAGCTGGAACAGCGCCTCGGACCCGAAGGCACCGACGTGCTGTTCGGTCTGGTCAACGCCGCGACCGCCGCTCTGACGCTGTCGCCGACGGCAGCGGCGGCAGAGGCCGCTACGAACGCCCTGCTGGCGGTCGAGGCGTGGACGTGCCGGTTGTCGTGGTCTCGGCTCGAACCGGCGCTGGGCGCGCAACCGGCCTTGGACGAGGAGGGGCTGATACCCCGAAGCAGCCCAAGCCCCTCCGATGGTCGCGCGGAGCGCTACGCCAACCGGATAGGCCTCGGTGGCGTCGGCGCCGGCGCCGTGGTCGGTGCGCTGTCGGGCAACCTCGACACGGCCGGTGCCGCCGCACTGGCCAGCGTTCCGAAGCCACTGCGCACGGTGCGCGAGGCGTTCGGTTGCGCGATGAGCAACGGCCTGAACATCCACCATGACGGGCTGGTGCTACATCCCCGGGCGTTGCGAACGCTCGATCGAGTCGACGCGATCATGGTCGACCCGCGCGCGTTGTACACCGACGAGTTAATGGTCAGTCGCATTCTGGGCGTGCACAATTCGGTGCGCGCCCATGCCTGGGAGGCGGTGCGTACCGCACTCGACAGCGACGGTCTGCAGCCGGGGTGGCACCAGCTCGCCGATATCCCCGGAGCCGGAGATATCGGCCAGGCACTGATCAGCCCGGTGCGCGATCCGTTCGCCGCGGCGGTGCTCACCGAAGCGCGTCGCTCGCAGCCGCGGATCTGCTCTTTGGACGACGACGGACTTCGTTCTCTGGCAAAAGGATTCGACCAACTTTACCCTGCGGACGGGTCGATCGACCTTGCCATGGCGGCCGCCGTGGCGCAGCTGAAGGCCGAGGGCCACACCGTAACGCTGCTGACCACCTCGCAGATGCGGGCGGCGCATCGGTCAGACATCACCATCGGCGTGCTACGCGACCGGCATGCTCCGCCGTGGGACGCAGACGTGTTCGTCTCGGATCTCACCGGCGCCTGGCGGGTGCTGCACGCGCTGCCGGCCGCGCGCGCCGCCACCGACGGCGCCGTCCGGCTATCCGCGTCGGCGTCGTCGATCGGCGCGTTGATGTTGATTCCAGGTGTGCCCGGACGTAGCTCGGTGTCGGTCAACCTCGGTATGGCCGCCAGCTTGTGGTCGGGCTATCGGGCCGCGGTAAAGGTGCTCCACGACCCGCTTCCCGAGCCCGAGACCGGCCGCGAGTGGCATGCGATACCCGTCGCGGAAGTCCAGCGGCTGCTGCCCCGCCCCGCCGACCAACGCCGGACCAAAGCGTCGAACGCGCGGCGGCAGCCGCCACCGGTTCGTGCGCTGCACGAGGCCGCCGCAACGACATTGGGAATTCTTCGCGATTTCGCCGGCGAGATGCGCGGCGACCTGTCGGATCCGATCACCCCGCTGCTGGCCACCGGAGCGCTGGCCAGTGCGTTGCTGGGCTCACCGCTGGATGCGGTCCTGGTCGGCAGTGTTCTGCTGGCCAACGCCGCGTTGTCGGCCGAGCAGCAGCTGTACGCCGAACGCACGCTGGATCGACTGTTGGCCGTGCAGGATCCGCCCGCGCGCCGCCGGCTGGGGCCGCTGGACAGGCAGCGAAGCGAGAACGTTGCCACCCGCCGGTTACGACTCGGCGACATCATCGAAGTTCATGCCGACGAGGTGGTGCCCGCGGACGCCCGGCTGCTGGACGCATCGAACGTCGAAGTCGACGAATCCACCCTGACCGGCGAGTCATTGCCGGTGACCAAGCAGACCGAACCCACACCCGGAGCTCCGCTCGCGGAACGAACCTGCATGCTCTATGCCGGCACCACGGTGGTCGCAGGCACAGCGGTCGCCGTGGTGACGGCGGTCAGCTCCCGCTCGGAGATGCGCCGAGCGCTGGCGATGGCGCCGCGGAAGTTGCAAGAGGTCGGCCTGCAGCATCAGCTGCGCCGGATTACCGGCCGGGCATTGCCATTCAGCCTGGCCAGCGGCGGCGTGGTGGGATTGGTCAGCGTGTTGCGCGGCACCGCGCTGCGCGACGCCGCGTCCAGTGCTGTCAACCTGGTCGTCGCGGCAATTCCGGAGGGATTGCCGTTGGTGGCCACCCTGGCCCAGCTGTCCGCCGCCCGCCGGCTCACCGAGCAATCGGTTCTCGTCCGCAATCCCAACTCGATCGAGGCGCTGGCGCGGTTGGACGTGGTCTGCTTCGACAAGACCGGGACGCTGAGCGAGAACCGGCTGCGGGTCAAATCGGTACGCCCGGCGACGGGTTACCGCCCGGCACAGGAGCTGGATGCGGCGGTGAGCACCAGCTACGCCAGGCACACCCACCGCGTCGACCACGCCACCGACGACGCCATCAACCAAGCCGCCGACGACCCCGGACTGCGATGCGACCCCTCGCCCCCGCCGCCGCGCCCGGCCCGCGATGCGTTCCTGCCCTTCCAATCCTCCGGCCGGCCCTTCGCGGCCGCGCTCGTCGGCACCCGCCTGACGATCAAGGGCTCACCCGAGGCGCTCACGTCGGCGTTGCGCAGCGACCCCGCCACCGGACCGCTGGCGCGGTACGTCGACGAAATGACGGCGGACGGTCTTCGGGTGCTGGCGGTGGCTGAGCGCCAACTCACCCCGCATCAAGCGGCGGCGGCCATGGTCGACCCCGAATATCTGGCGGACATGTGCAAGTCCGGCCTTACGCCGGTCGGCCTGCTCGGATTGGCGGATACTCCGCGGCCGATGGCCCGCGCGCTGCTGCAGGGGCTCTCCGAGCGCGACATCGGGGTCCGGCTGATCACCGGCGAGCGAGCTGCCGCGGTCACTTCCCATCTGGTCTTCGCCAGAATGACCCCGGAACACAAGATCGACGTGATCCAGACGCTGGAGCGCGAGGGCCTCGTGACGGCGATGGTCGGCGACGGTGTCAACGACGCCGCCGCGATCCGCGCGGCCAGTGTCGGCATCGGAGTGGCCGCCCGCGGCAGCGACGCGGCACGCAGCGCGGCCGACGTGGTGCTGCTCGACGGGCGGATCGAAGCGCTGCTCAACGCGCTCGACGAAGGCCAGCAGCTGTGGCGGCGGGTGCACTCGGCGGTGTCGATGCTGTTGGGCGGCAACCTCGGTGAGGCATGCTTCGCCACGATCACCGCGATCCTGACGGGACGGTCGGTGCTCAACGCTAGGCAGATGTTGCTGGTCAACATGCTGACCGACGCGCTGCCCGCGGCGGCGCTGGCCGTCAGCACGCAGACGGGCGCGGTCGACGCCGACCGCGACGAGGCGGCGATGTGGCGCGCAATCGGGATTCGCGGCGCATCTACCACGCTGGGCGCCACACTGGGCTGGACGGTGGCCAGTGTGACCGGCACGCCGCGGCGTGCCGCTACCGTCGGGCTGGTCGCGCTGGTCAGCGCGCAACTGGCCCAGACTTTGGTCGACTCACACGCACCGCTGGTGGTGTTGACGTCGGTCGGTTCTTTCTGCGTGCTGGTCGGGGTGGTCAGCACCCCCGGACTCAGCCAGGTGTTCGGCTGCACTACGATAGACCCGTTGGACTGGGGTCTGGGGCTGTTTTCGGCCACTGTGGCCAGTGCGTCGCCCGGGCTGTTGCGGCGGGCGTCGGAGATTTTCGGCGAGAACTCATCGGTAGACCCTGTCAGGCACGGATAG
- a CDS encoding DUF5994 family protein, whose protein sequence is MTNQRAEVRIGYESRSQLKPYRSPSEHVDGAWWPRSTNLVDELPELVTSVAERLGPVVMVGYRRNGWAATPPEAQIAGRPIELLSFTSDEPTSVILIGEDGRHLTLHVIRPDADAQAAREALEQARIPADADVAPASAAMVARGVVEVADKLARHEGLDDDRRTAQIRRWCEEAAQQFVDARVQTFVPILVEHIVHNRMIESRSKAPLAHPASGR, encoded by the coding sequence GTGACAAATCAGCGAGCAGAAGTTCGGATCGGGTACGAAAGCCGTTCGCAGCTCAAGCCTTATCGGTCGCCGTCAGAGCATGTCGACGGGGCATGGTGGCCGCGCTCGACGAACCTGGTCGACGAGCTACCGGAATTGGTGACGTCGGTGGCCGAGCGGCTGGGGCCCGTCGTGATGGTGGGTTACCGTCGCAACGGGTGGGCCGCGACGCCGCCCGAGGCACAGATCGCCGGGCGCCCAATCGAATTACTGAGCTTCACCAGTGACGAGCCGACCAGTGTCATCCTCATCGGGGAGGACGGCCGTCACCTCACTCTGCATGTCATCCGGCCCGACGCCGACGCACAGGCTGCCCGAGAAGCGTTGGAGCAGGCGCGAATACCCGCGGACGCCGACGTCGCACCGGCCAGTGCCGCCATGGTTGCGCGAGGTGTTGTCGAGGTCGCGGACAAACTGGCGCGGCACGAGGGGCTCGACGACGACCGGCGAACCGCCCAGATCCGGCGGTGGTGCGAAGAGGCAGCGCAACAATTCGTCGATGCGCGGGTGCAGACCTTCGTTCCGATCCTTGTCGAACACATCGTCCACAACCGCATGATCGAATCGCGCAGTAAGGCCCCGTTGGCACACCCGGCGAGCGGCCGTTAA
- a CDS encoding cation-translocating P-type ATPase, whose protein sequence is MRAVGEPDPALLDTSVVVENLRTDAETGLNAHEAARRLVVAGPNDIELAASVPGWKKILGQFRSPLIYLLLTALLASLVVWAVDGADEWPVDALVIGVILVLNAALGYGQQAHAEHAVDALARMTATTATVVRDGVECRVAAREVVPGDVLLLAEGDAVAADGRLLSADGLEVLEAALTGEGEPVRKDPRTRAEPTTLGEQVNMVFKGTAVAKGVGRAVVTATAMGTRTGQIASLVRTVDDAATPLQREIAWASRVLGIAVLVLGVVVIASIFLVFGIHSVHDVITAVLLGVSLAVAAVPEGLPAIMSLVLALGTRRMADANAVVKELSSAETLGSASVVCSGKTGTLTTGEMTIVRVLTPVGEVTVTGDGYRPEGRFEHDGAPLREGESLWRQTALVLGDNGQDSDEVLREQDGRPLAAGDPVEAAFSVARTKFGTRSQRMPASATKGDPDTVLERCTYLRIGDRLEPLDDSSRATIRRDAQRLTGDALHAVAVACPAPDGPLTYVGMVGITDPPRPGAATAIADAHRAGVRVVMITGDQPRAAARIARELGIADDESAVSGAEIAGLDDDQLRQTVRRHSQYTQLDPAQKLRIIAALQSDHEIVAVTGEGISDAPALKSADIGIAMGRSGTDVAKEAAKMILADDNFATIVRAIREGRGIFSNIKKSLRYLLSSNMGEVLTVFFGAVLAGAIGLSQAHTVALPLLATQILWINLLTDGAPALALGADPQTEDLMSQPPRAVSERVIDRRMWNNIIVIGASVAAATLFTIHLYVPGGPMPSSIDTARTAGFTVLVLAQLFNTLNARSETQSAFRGLGANGWLWAAIVFSAALQVAVVQLPFLNTAFTTEPLSLSQWLVCVAASSTVLWVSEIRKIILRRNHQLCGG, encoded by the coding sequence ATGCGCGCTGTGGGCGAGCCCGATCCTGCGCTGCTGGATACGTCGGTCGTCGTCGAGAACCTCCGAACCGATGCCGAAACCGGACTGAACGCGCACGAGGCGGCTCGCCGACTGGTCGTCGCCGGGCCGAACGACATCGAACTTGCCGCCTCGGTACCGGGGTGGAAAAAGATCCTCGGCCAGTTCCGTAGTCCGTTGATCTACCTGCTACTCACCGCCCTCCTTGCCTCCCTTGTGGTTTGGGCTGTCGACGGGGCCGACGAATGGCCGGTCGATGCGTTGGTGATCGGCGTGATCCTGGTGTTGAACGCCGCCCTGGGCTATGGCCAGCAGGCCCATGCCGAGCATGCCGTCGATGCCCTGGCCCGGATGACCGCTACCACCGCCACCGTCGTCCGCGATGGGGTCGAATGCAGGGTTGCCGCACGCGAAGTGGTGCCCGGTGACGTGCTGCTGTTGGCGGAGGGCGATGCCGTGGCCGCCGACGGTCGACTGCTTTCGGCGGACGGGCTGGAGGTGCTCGAGGCCGCCCTGACCGGGGAGGGCGAACCTGTCCGTAAAGACCCACGAACCCGGGCCGAGCCGACGACGCTCGGGGAGCAGGTGAATATGGTGTTCAAGGGCACGGCGGTAGCCAAAGGTGTCGGGCGAGCGGTGGTGACAGCCACAGCGATGGGAACGCGGACGGGTCAAATCGCGAGCCTGGTGCGAACCGTCGACGACGCTGCGACGCCGCTGCAGCGCGAGATCGCCTGGGCCAGCCGTGTTCTCGGGATCGCGGTGCTGGTGCTCGGCGTCGTGGTGATCGCGAGCATTTTCTTGGTCTTCGGTATCCACAGCGTCCACGATGTGATCACGGCGGTGCTGCTCGGCGTTTCGCTGGCCGTGGCTGCCGTTCCGGAGGGGCTGCCGGCGATCATGTCGCTCGTGCTCGCGCTCGGAACGCGGCGAATGGCCGACGCGAACGCCGTCGTCAAGGAACTCTCGTCGGCGGAGACCCTGGGATCGGCCTCGGTGGTGTGCTCCGGCAAGACCGGCACCCTCACGACCGGGGAGATGACCATCGTCCGAGTCCTAACCCCGGTCGGGGAGGTGACGGTCACGGGAGACGGATACCGGCCCGAAGGCCGGTTCGAGCACGACGGAGCGCCGCTGCGAGAGGGTGAAAGCCTCTGGCGTCAAACGGCATTGGTGCTCGGTGACAATGGCCAGGACAGCGACGAGGTGCTTCGAGAACAGGACGGACGCCCGCTCGCCGCGGGCGATCCCGTCGAGGCGGCCTTCTCGGTCGCGCGGACGAAGTTCGGCACCCGATCGCAGCGCATGCCGGCCAGCGCGACAAAGGGCGATCCCGACACGGTGCTCGAGCGTTGCACATACCTGAGGATCGGTGATCGACTCGAACCGCTCGACGACTCCAGCAGGGCGACGATCCGGCGCGACGCCCAGCGGCTCACCGGCGACGCGCTGCACGCCGTGGCGGTGGCCTGTCCGGCGCCCGACGGGCCGCTGACGTACGTGGGCATGGTCGGCATCACCGATCCTCCCCGACCGGGAGCGGCCACGGCCATCGCCGACGCCCACCGCGCCGGAGTCCGAGTCGTGATGATCACCGGCGATCAGCCACGCGCCGCGGCGCGGATCGCCCGCGAGTTGGGGATCGCAGACGACGAGTCGGCGGTATCCGGCGCCGAGATCGCCGGTCTCGACGACGATCAGCTCCGGCAAACGGTGCGCCGGCACTCGCAATACACCCAACTGGATCCCGCCCAGAAATTGCGCATCATCGCCGCGCTGCAGTCCGACCACGAAATCGTGGCGGTCACCGGGGAGGGCATCAGCGACGCGCCGGCGCTCAAATCGGCCGATATCGGCATCGCCATGGGCCGCAGCGGCACCGACGTCGCCAAGGAAGCGGCGAAGATGATCCTGGCCGACGACAACTTCGCGACGATCGTGCGGGCCATTCGCGAAGGTCGAGGCATTTTCTCGAACATCAAGAAGTCCCTGCGCTATCTGCTGTCCTCCAACATGGGGGAAGTCCTGACCGTCTTCTTCGGCGCGGTGCTGGCCGGTGCCATCGGGCTGTCGCAGGCGCACACCGTGGCACTGCCGCTGCTGGCCACCCAGATTCTGTGGATCAACCTGCTCACCGACGGCGCACCGGCCCTGGCATTGGGCGCGGATCCGCAGACCGAAGACCTGATGAGCCAACCACCCCGCGCCGTCTCCGAGCGGGTCATCGACCGGCGAATGTGGAACAACATCATCGTGATCGGGGCGTCCGTCGCCGCGGCGACACTGTTCACCATCCACCTGTACGTCCCGGGCGGCCCGATGCCGTCGTCGATCGACACCGCCCGCACCGCCGGCTTCACCGTGCTGGTGCTCGCCCAGCTGTTCAACACCCTCAACGCGCGCTCCGAGACGCAATCGGCGTTCCGCGGTCTCGGCGCCAACGGCTGGCTGTGGGCGGCGATCGTCTTCTCGGCCGCACTTCAGGTGGCGGTGGTGCAGCTGCCGTTCCTGAACACGGCCTTCACCACCGAGCCGCTGTCTTTGAGCCAGTGGTTGGTGTGCGTGGCCGCGTCCAGCACGGTGCTGTGGGTCAGCGAGATTCGCAAGATCATCTTGCGTCGAAACCATCAATTGTGCGGCGGCTGA